Below is a genomic region from Haliotis asinina isolate JCU_RB_2024 chromosome 14, JCU_Hal_asi_v2, whole genome shotgun sequence.
atcaaacagacacacattttGTGTCCCAAAATAGTCTGTACTTAGTCTGTGAACAACATTTTTTCCTTATTGCCTAGCTGTCCTGTTATGTTAAAACCTTAAATGAATAATGACATAATGAAATGTGAGCACATTCCCAGCCTCCCTGACAAATCTAAATTTATAGTTATTCATATCCTATGAAAACTTAGACACATGAATATTTCTAATAGTTTTAATAGTTCAAGTATGCTTCACATCAAAACTGTTTCCAAAATATGCAGTCATGTGACAAACTGTAAAAAATGACCAATAACCAAAAACGTCAACATTCTACAGACAGAAACATGTAAACAACATGTTCAATACTTTATAGGATCTCACTGGCTTCCAAACATATGGTGCATCAAACATGACTCATGAAATATATTATCATGATAATTCATGAGTAATGTGAAGGATTTGTGCATTACATGAAACCCTATATCAATATGTACGTAGAAACATTTCATACGATATCTCATTCTCTCAAGCCTGAAAGTGACAGTGCGTCGCCATTATTGTTTTTCGTACATGGAATGGTTTCATTGATGTGATATTCCTGATCATGATCAGTGCAGGAATTATGTGTAAATAAAGATATACCCACTTACTAAAGGGAAGACAGTATGGTATGTGAATAGTTATTAGAGTGTGAGGGAGAACCATATTGAGCATGTCAGTGGAGAGTTGTGTGAACATACTACACTGAATTAACTTTACTGGCATTATCATTGATCTATTAATCATGTGTAAATAAAGATATACCCCCTTACTAAAGGGAAGACAGTATGGTATGTGAATAGTTATTAGAGTGTGAGGGAGAACCATATTGAGCATGTCAGTGGAGAGTTGTGTGAACATACTACACTGAATTAACTTTACTGGCATTATCATTGATCTATTAATCATGTGTAAATAAAGATATACCCCCTTACTAAAGGGAAGACAGTATGGTATGTGAATAGTTATTAGAGTGTGAGGGAGAACCATATTGAGCATGTCAGTGGAGAGTTATGTGAACATACTACACTGAATTAACTTTACTGGCATTATCATTGATCTATTAATCACGTGTAAATAAAGATATATCCGCTTACTAAAGGGAAGACAGTATGGTCTGTGAATAGTTATTAGAGTGTGAGGGAGAACCATACTTAGCATGCCTGTGGAGAGTTATGTGAACATACTACACTGAATTAACTTTACTGGCATTATCATTGATCTATTAATCATGCAAGTACTTCTGCTAGCCTCATCAGAGATCTCTTCTGACctaagggactgttcataatttatggctaggacAAAGGGTGACGATGATCGCTACAGAGATTAGCAAGTACAATGTGAAAGACACCCCATCCACCCCTTCTTCACCCCCCACCCCGACCCCCACCAAGATTTATGCATAAATTAAAAGACATACCAGCACCACTCACCACTGCATGTCCCACTCTCATAGCTATTAACTAAGCATATTTAGTTTTAATGTTTTTTATGAACAAATTGTTGACCCCTCTTGCTTCATTCCTCACTagtatgtgtacaaaattgctgactCCACTACCAGCACAAAACAACATGGATGATTTCCTCATTAAAACCATCACTCCCCCTTGCCATGAATTATGAATGATCCCTAATCAGAAAAATGGAAACAGTTCTGGGGCACTTTCGTGCGACTTTTGtaagttttcatgaaaatacCACCGAGAAAAAGCTGATGTGACCAGGCTAAAAATATTCGGTATACTTGGATTTCCAGCACAAAGGTCTATCATAAGTAATATAAACAACACCAATGTCCAAAAAAGACATGACAAAGAATCATGATACAATAAAATTAAATGTGTGTACAAGTTCGTGACTAtcttgaaatcaagaaatgaaatattgcaTCAAGAAAAGTTCTATTAAGCCGATATATTTTCACGGAGGTCACTGTATTAATTGACGCATTAATTTCTAAATATGTAAGTGCGCGAATATGACAGTCCATGTATGAGGTGTAAATACAGCTGTTTATTTATGTCATAAACAACCGGAAGTGGGCTTATCTGACATCCGACACATAAACATTGCAACGTAAACTCTTACCACAGCGCGTTGGCCAAAAGAACTTCCTCCGGTTTCACCCACATAACGACAACTATTAATGATCGCCTCAAAAGAATAGCTGTCCTTTACATCAGATGGTTCTTGAGAAAATTAATAAACTAATTTGCCTTCTTTCCgagcattataatcgtctacatCTGAGGCAAGTACAAGGTCACATGATCAGCATACAAATCCATATATCCTAACAACATACTATGATGAAGTGTGTGATGTGGTTTCTTTTGCATTCACGGTTTCTTCTCCTTTTGGAAATCCAGTAATTTCGAAATACTGTCTTATATGACTGTAAAGGATTTATTACTAGTAACAAAAcataagaaataaaattataaattttaCCGGGAGGTAATATAAAAGGACAATTCCATGACAAGTCAATGTACAGTAAGTTTGCTTGGTGTTTGTTGCAAACAACAATAGTCCGTCTTCATCACAGCAGTAAGAAAAGTACACTCCAATGACTGACTTCATGAGCACCAATCCATGCATTCCACATATATTGATAAGACAGCGAGTCTGTGGGGATATTCGAAAAGTAAATACAGACGGAATGGAATATACtctaaaaaaagtaggggaactgtactttcaatgtacgattgtcgagattggcagatatttgagactGAATctatgttgatacaataataatggatgttttgagaatgcatcacctcATGGATTTCACTGATAGCAAAGCTGTTAGTTCAACTACCCCACTTGTTAGGTGACTGATGTATGACATGACTAtctcaggtttacaattttcagtttgtagtgtgtgatttgacctgaaaaccctgaccatgcacagatgcaagaaaattatcggaaaaaaatggtctacagtgattcaTCGATCTGCCTGAAAGACGtgaagattcataatgacaccccatgcacgtgtaagACGCTCCCACCTTGAGCACGTGTTTCCCatacattgtgtttgcgtgtggtgataacgtgaaatgatgctgcatacacaagatgaatgtcattgtaatgttCTTCAAtaggttttctttctaccagacttcaaagttcaggttcccctacttttttttaagagtatatatccTACAAATGCATGCGGCCAGTCAAACGTACAATTTCATTAATCAAATCTAATCAGTAGCATGATacacaactgaaaacaaaaacgtTATTGTGAAATTATTTCTCATTTGTGAGGAATTTGTCATTAAATTAATTGTGATAATGAAATTTGCAGAGGCATCTTTATTCAATTTATGCATTCAAAGATGCCTTGATACGAGACAGGTTATTTACAGTTCAGATGTTATACAGATTCAGGTTATAGGTGAAGAGCATACGATGAGAAGTGTATATTTAGATAAATGAGTCAAGCGCGTGGAACGTGGATTCCTTGATCACCGGATAATTTCTGGCTACTGGCTACTGGCTACTGGTTACTGTCTCAGAAGCTTCCTTTGCCAttactttctctctctctctctctctctctctctctcacacacacacacacacacacacacacacacacacacaccagtctGTCTGGTGGCGTCTACTAATGCCTACAGGGACAAATAGCTACAGTCTTAAATAAACAATTTTACGCACCAGTAGTCACAAATTATACTGCCTCTACCCTTTCACTGAAGTGGTAAGTCCCACTTCATTGTGCACTAATGCCTACAGGGGATAAAACACAGACTTTTTATAAGGTTTAATCAtatcactttcatttcttcCCACAAAATTACATTATATAGTAAGTCTCTTGTCAGTCTCTGTATAGATTCTCTTACGGGGTAGGGGACGGGCGCCGTGCGACACCAGCAGCAACTGGTTTCTCTCAGTTTTCTCCAACTTCTGCAGCACTTTAACAAAAGCGAAAATGTTAGGGTGAGCCCTTTGCGCAGTTTTGTTGAGGTGGGAATGCCAACCCTCGAGATGGTTGTTCGTCCTCGGGCCTTGCGTCTCGTTGTGGTTCCATATTCCGACTCGGAACTTGGCATGGTCATGCGCCCAGATGCTGGTGACGTAGTCGTGGAAGGCATCCTTCGTTGGAATGGCAGGGGCGTCGTTCATGATCTCGATCCATATCCATGTCTTGAACCATAGTCACTCGAAGGAGGGGAAGTGCTGCTGTTCTTTGCAGCCGAGTGCTGACTTCAGAATAATGCTGTAAGGCTTCGCTGAAGCCGAGAGTCTGAACCTTCCTCCAGAGAACCTGTGTGAAGTAAAGGTAGCAGCCACGGTTATCACAGTCTGAATCTTTCGTTTCTGCTTGTTCAGTCAGCTCTTCACTGAGCAGAAGGACTTGACTGGCGCTGCTTCATCTCGATTGAGTCTTGAAATCTGTCCGTCGTAGATAGTCGGCACTGGCGTTGTCTCAGTCTGTACCATCGACGCAGAGCACTGGCAATCTTCAGAGCACCTTTATCCTCCTGTGAATGGTTGTGTGGGGACTGATTTCGAACAAACTTTCCGACTGTGATGCACTTACCAAGGCAGCCCCCATGAAAAACACTTCCAGTGTACACAGGTCTGTCGTCGGTTGTTGAGTCTGTATCTGTTGCCATCTAGTAGTATATGGTGCCCTCCTTTCTGTGATGTGAAGTACTCGACTTTATTGGGGTTTGCCATGGTTagaaaagaaaattttgtttacaggcattttaaaataatacatttcCTTCTCAATAAGAAAACATTACAGCTATTACAGTTAATAAACCCATCAAATAAGTTGCAACTCTTACTATATTTAGCTGACAAAGAACGCATTATTTTTCCACTTTCCTACTTAACTTCAGCTATTGCTTATTATTTCATCTCATGCCAGTTTTCAAACGTTCATATTCCAAATTAAGGTTTGTTAACGCCCCTTCATTTACACTTTTGGGGGTATGGTGATTTATTCCCTGTTACAAACATATTAATTATTATATTGGCCCACCTACCCCGTCAACGACATTGGCCAGTCAGAGGCCGATCATTCAACTGGTGAAAGAACAAGCATACGCTCCGAAGTTCACATCCATAAGTCTTAAATTGCTCATCTAAGTTTGATTTATCTCTGAAACTAGTACATGTTCCTGACGTTTCCCATTTCTTCCATCGTCAGTTAGTGACTTGACCTTTTCCATTTTAACTTACTAACTTATAAAAACCACTAGGTCAATATAAACCCACGATTTCCTGTTATTAATGGAATCTCGTTATTCAGTTTCCCGGCCATATCCACGAATTCTGCTTTGGTTGCGGATGATGACTGTACATGGGTGAGAATCGATCACGTATATATTTGAAACTACAACGTGTGGATAAAATGCTAAAAAATCACAGAGCGAAAAATGAGTAAAGGATCAATCGCATTTTCACGTAAGGTTTGTTCTCGATAATAACTATTGGATAGAAAATAGTCGGTAGGGTAATagtatttttcacatttatttttccGGATTTTATTGAGCAGAAGCtcagttatttcccttgttaAAATAATAGAGTAACCTGCCCTTACTTCCGACTCGAGCAGACATCGATCTTCGATATTTGCATTCTTTCGGGGTATTTATGCGCAGTTGTTTACGTTTCTGCGTTCAGATACTGATTAGGCAAAGCTCAAATATCATCGCCAAGGCGTTCCCTTGCGCACGTTCACTAGAAGGTTAGTTCCGATgacataatgaataattttatcatgattagGTCTTTCGATATATGCTCATTAATTAATAATAAGTTTAGGACCTTTAGCGCTGAAAATGACGCCATGGGACCGTTAAGCTTACATGTTTGGGGATATTACTATAGACTTAAACGTTAAGGAGTGTTAAATGTTCtgataaatattcattttgGGTGCATCTGAGTTGATACATTGTTGGAGAGCTTATATCGACCGGGTTGTCGTCATTCATTTGCATCTATTTGAAGTTGCAGAGAACAATCTACTGTGAAACAAGACTGCGTTGGGTCAAACGTTTCTACCTGGGTATCTGATCCCCTATTACCCCACCCTACCCGGATACCTGTTATGTTAACTCATGACCTCAAATTTGTATGAAATGGCTAGATATTCTTCAGCTCAGAGGCAAAGATTTCGAGTTTTTCAAACCCTTAACCATGTAATATATTCAAGAAAGGGGACTGGAAGTTACGTCTAAATCCTCAAAAACAATGCAACCTTTTAATGATGGAAGAACAACATATTGCATTGTTTAATctaatagtcacatgatcatagtGGGTCCAGGTATTGACTAACTGAGATGGGTACCGAGGTCCAACTCATTACAAACCTGTCCTGAGTATCCTGGTAGCCCATCTAATGATCCATGCCCTACTGTGAATCCTAAATTTCAACTGTGTGTATTTCTGTTAACATACTCAaagtaaatgaaaatatgacacCTCTATAGGCCGCAATGATCGAAATCCTTTGTCGCACTTTTGTGCACCCagtcattatcatgattatggtTGCTGCATACGAACAACTTATATGAATGGCTTCTTTGTAGCTACGTGTCTGCCCTATTTTCATtatcaaaatattccaaaatagATATTTTTGCAAGCTATCAAACATCTCAGTCGAGTGCTCGCATATGAGCAGAGCCATTTTGAATCAGGTGACATGAAGGGGATTCCCTCCCTAAACATGCTAAAACAAGGCATGAGAATGGGTGgccagactcactgactcagtTTGATGAAAGTCATTATTTCCCCATTTGtgtggatcaatgctcatgtcaaagatttgattgtctggtccagacttgattatttacgaaacactgtcatgtagctggaatgttgttgagagggacatcaaATAACAAAGAAACCTGTTTCATAGATCAATCCTATGTTGTATTTGACATGTTTGAGCATTTTCCTTCATGACCTCAGcaattatttattgtattttctcATTTACAGTTTTACAAGCATAGTCCCCCAGCTGATAATCGTCTGGCACAATGGGTGGGTCCCACTCCAAGTCGGACCCTCCCCCTTACATGAATTCGAAGGAGGCCAGGGAGGTTGCGGGGCTCATCACAGAAAACTGTGTGATGGTTTTCTCCAAGACTTACTGCCCATACTGCAAAgaagtaaaaaatattttcaagaatatgAATGTGCCTTTTCAGTGTGTGGAACTGGATATCCGCCATGATGGACAGGAGCTACAGGATATACTGCAATACTTGACCAAGGCTAGAACGGTTGGTAGAGATTTATTCTATTCAGTTCATTCACATATTCTCTGGACTCATGATggcctgctcagccaccacaATAACTGGTTGTTTAGATGATATACTTTGTCTACACCCAAAGTAGTCCCAAGTATAGCATGTGTACATTTGGCCACATTCTTAAAGGCTCTGGGTATTCAAAAATCATAAACACTGCATCAAAAATTATTGGGCTTGCTATTGAAAGTATCAACAGCTGTTATGAGCAGCACATTTCAAAGATGGCAAACAAAGTTTTCCTTCATGATCCCATTAATTGATTATTGTATTTTGCTTATTAAAATTAATTAACATTTTTACAAGCATAGTTCAACAGCTGATAAAATTTCGAAAACGGGAAACAAAGTTTTAAGTGATCCTACTGACATACTCTTTTCAAATTCCATGTATTTATCATTTCCTTCTGGATGCAGGCTGCGTATGCTGACTTTCAGAACAAACAGGGTTCGCCACTCACTTGTTCCAGCTAGTATAAGATGTATTAACAACAAATTCAGTGAATGACCTGTCTTCCAAATGTTCAAATTCTTGTCAATATCTATTcttgtgtacaaaattgatgtatATATCCTGATTACTTTAAACAAGAGTTTTATGATTATcatgtgcaatgatatatatgtctGGTTTATGAAAAACAATGCTGGAGAACTGCTTATGATgttgccctgccctgccctgccctgccctttTATCTACAACGCTGACAGAACATACTTCTTCTGCAGGTGCCAAGAGTGTTTGTCAACGGGGAGTGTATCGGAGGCTGCTCTGAGACAAAGGCGCTGTATCAGACTGGTCAGCTGCAGGACAAGCTGCAGTCCTGCGGcagttgatactgaccacaatCAGGCCATTTCTATATACCTACTTTATGATATTCAGATTCCAATATCTTTTATGCATTGTTCTCACACTGAACATAGATCTCTTAAGCAAAGATTTGTGGCAATATTAGAGAGTAACCAAGGTAATGTGTTTGAGGCGTCAGGAGGAGGAGGGGTTGAGTTGACCAAATGTGATGTACCAGGATGATATATCCTGGAAAAACCTGAATTTTTATTTACACCACTAGGCATAGTTTCAGTTTCTTTTGAAGTTGTACCTTTATGAATT
It encodes:
- the LOC137261750 gene encoding uncharacterized protein, yielding MGGSHSKSDPPPYMNSKEAREVAGLITENCVMVFSKTYCPYCKEVKNIFKNMNVPFQCVELDIRHDGQELQDILQYLTKARTVPRVFVNGECIGGCSETKALYQTGQLQDKLQSCGS